The window TCGACCCTACTAATTGTTATgcctcttttttctttcctttcttttattaaaTTGTCGTATCGTCTAGGGCGATTCGATAGTATTCCCCGAATGTGTGTTGTTCCCCTCATATGCTAAATATTCCCCAGGGGTCGAGAATTTGATCACTTGGTACAAGTTGGAGGGGACCACCCTCATgggatgtatccatggtcgtcctatgGTGGCGTTGTATGCGGTGTCCTGATCCATGATATGGAACGTGGTCTCCAGAGTCACTCCACTGGCGAGGACGGGGAGTGTGATTTCGCCCAAAGTCCATTCAACTACATTGTTAAAACCGGTTAATGTAATATAGAGTGACACTATTTTATCCTCAAGTCGCATCTGCGAGGACTCGAGGATGAATGATGCACGCTCCACTTCCGTCGTCTACCATAATTCTCCTAACATCAGTATCTAGAATTCGTAAAGTAATGacaagtgcatcattgtgagggaaAGTCAAACTGTCTGTATCTGACTCGTTCAAGATGATACTTTTTTCGAGTCtatcataccgttcgtgggtgatTGATCTTTTGAGTTTGTGAGTGGCGATGAATTTGATGCCGTTGATAGAGGCATCTTCACTACCACCAATAATCATGTTGATGGTGCAAGCTGGTGAGGGTAGCTTCGGTGGGCCTGGGCATTCTCGACCCCTGCCTAAGGTGTTCCTACCTTTTTCGCTGAGTaattctttgaggtgtccttGCTGCAGCAAGTTTGCTACTTCTAGTCTCAGAGTCTGGCAATCTTCTATTTTATGCCCATGTTCTTGGTGGAACTCACAGAGGGCGTCAAACTTCCTGGTGCTTGGGTCGGATCTCATCTTAGGTGGCCACTTCACCTTCGTTCCGAGCTTCTCAAGTGCATAGACTACCTCTATATGTGACACACAAAAGTTGTGAGTAGATAGTAAGGGGCATACCTCGATCATTCCTGTGAGTTCCTGATCTCGGCCTAGAGGGCCATCTTCATAGCGGAAAAAGGGGACGGGTGCCCTAACATAGGGTTGATGTCGTTCCCTGCGTGGACGCGATATTGGATGGTCTCTCCTCGCGTTGTGCTTGCATTCCTTTTTGGGTTCGTATTATACCGAGATGAGTCATCGATTTGGCCCGTTGAGGTCTTCATCGTCTGCCCTAACCTCAGCACAGTACGCGTTGTAAATATCATCCTAAGTGGCCGATGGGTATTTCATCAACCGGCTTAACAGCTTTCTGGTTGCCCTCGAACCCTCTCTGCTAAGCTCGTTCTGAAAGGCTTCTAAGCCATTCCTTCGGAGACGTTAGGTAAATTCATCCTTACCTTGTTGAATCGGGCGAGGAAGTTCCTCAGCCTCTCCCCTAGGGATTCCTTGATGGCGAAGATGTGATTCACCCTTATTTTAGCTTTCTTGGCTCTTGCATATGCTGTTACGAACTTGTCGTCCATCTCTTCGAATGTTTCTATGGAATAGGCCGGTAGCTGCGAATATCATGTCAACGCCCCCCCAATGAGAGTTTCACCAATTGTTTTCAGCAAGATGGAGGACACCTGCTCTTTGTTGAGGTCGTTGTCTTTTACGGCAGTGATGTAGTGAGTTACATGATCTTCGGGATCGGTCATTCCGTCGTAGATTCTGAGGTATGGGGGCATCTTGAATATTTTTGGTATGGCATGAGGAGCCGCTTCTTCCCTGTATGGCTGTTCCACAAACCTACCAGCGTCTCTTTTCGGTAACAATTTGGGGGCACCTGGTATTTTGTCTACCCGTTCCTGGTGCTCCTTCATTTGTTCCTTGAGTGATTTGttctcattctccatttcttccattcttttcaaCACGGCGGCTAGGACGTTGTCTCCTGCACTGTCAACAACCATATGAGTGTTACCTGAAGTAGGAGGGTTCGGTTGGTCGTCATGTTCATTCTTGCACTGGGCTGCATGGATCCTCGTAGTTTCTATGGTCGTGCATGGGGCTTGTTTGCTGATTATGCTGAGTAGAGTGTCAGCTAACCATGCTTTGAGGAGATGTATGTCAAATCATGGGAAGTAAATATGAATATCTCAaaaagcaaacttggatcaaagtttaattgtagaaatatttgtttaattgattcatgtacgatatatacaatattcaaagagaagaaatatttctctcatttaagtatgtgtaaggcagatgttactacaatttctggttGTAGTAATCTAAGTGAAGGCactggaagagctactataaaTCTTCCTAGGgaaacaatacttatcatagataATACagtgttctcctccaagtccaagagaaacttgttgagttttaaagatattcgccgaaatggatatcatattgagacagtagatgagaataatcttgaatatctcatcgttaccaagaatgtctctggccagaaACGGGTTATTGAAaagttcccatctttatcttgtggcctatattggacaagaattagtgcaattgagacACATTCTATCATAAATCAAAAAGTTATTGATCCCAACatttttgtactttggcatgatcgattgggacatcctgggtcaattatgatgagacgaattgtagaaaactcaaatgggcatccattaaagaatttaaaaattcttttaaataataaattttcttgcacttcttgttatcaaggcaagttacttattagaccatcaccatcaaaggttgggattgagtcccatgcatttttggaacgtatacaaggggacatttgtggacctattcacccacctagtgggtcgtttagatattttatggtcttaatagatgcatcttctagatggtctcatgtgtgcctattgtcatctcgcaacctgacatttgcaaaattaatggcacaaataatttaATTACGGGCACAATTTTCcaataatccaattaagtctattagacttgataatgctgctgagttttcatcccaagcatttaatgattattgcttatcaattgggataaaagtgtaacatcttgtagcttatgttcacactcaaaatggccttgcagagtttttgattaaacgtctgcaattgatagcaagatcgttactcatgaaaacgaggttacccacttctgtttggggttatgccattttgcatgcaacaatgctagttcgtctcagatcgataaattatcataaatatttttcggtgcaattagttttgggtaaTGAACCTAATATATtccatttaagaatttttgggtGCGCAGTATATGTGCATATAACACAACCATATCACACCAAGATGGgtcccaaagaaggttaggaatatatgttagGTTTGAATCtccctccattattcgctacctcgAAACATTGACGGTAGATTTGTTCACtactcgatttgcagattgtcgattcgatgagatattttccccaaaattagggggagaaaatggtgaAACCATTcgagaaattttgtgaaaaaatccatcattgtcccacgtgcctctatttgtgaaaaagaagttcaaaagattatacatttgcaaaaaatagcaaatcaaaCGCCAGATGCATTTACGAatctgaaaaggataacaaaatcacatatccctacaaagaatgttccaatccgtattgatgtccctgttggacaatcttctagtgtcatagctaataagtcaaaagcacgcctaaagtGTGGTAGaccattgggttctaaggatttaaatcctagaaaaaggaaaataaatgatcaaggtgactcaagaaaataaggaactatcaaaaATTCCAATCGATTTGAGATAGATTTGAATCGATTgaatatagtggtggattatgtctttgcatacaatgttgcatctaacattatgcaagataatgaGGAGCTTGAAACTCAGTCTGTTGgacaaacacctaatggtgttaagcttgtttggctataaatgggtctttgtacgtaagagaaatgaggtacaaagatataaggcatgccttgttgcacaaggatatTCACAAAGGCCTGATGTCaattatgaagagacatattcacctgttatgatGCAATAAAATtgcgttatctcattagttttgttgttcatgaaaagcttggcatgcatttaatggatgtggttacagcctaCCTTTATGGCACACTTGATAACgaaatatacatgaaaattcctgatggatttaaaatgcctaaaaCACATAACTCAAAGTTCCGGGAAAATTTTTCAATCAAATTgtaaagatctttgtatggtctaaagcaatcggGAAGGATGTGGTATAACCgccttagtgagtatttattaaaagAAGGTTGTAAATGATGACATTTGTTGATgcatttttataaagaaaataacatcagagtttgttgtacttgccgtatatgttgatgacataaaccttattggaacttcTATAGTACTCCAAAAGGCatttgattatttaaagaaggaattcgagatgaaagatctcggaaagacaaaattatttcTCCGTtagcaaattgaacatttggcaaacgggatttttgttcatcaatctgcctacatagaaaaggtattgaaacggttttacatgtATGGAACAAATCCATTAAGTActccaatggttgttcgatcacttgatgtgaataaggacccgttccgacctcaagaaaagaatgaagagcttcttggtcctgaagtaccatatcttagtgcaattggtgcattaatgtatcttgctaacactacaaggcctgccataactttttcagttaatgtcttagcaagatataactctgctcctacaaggagacattggaatggaatcaaacacatattgcggtatctaaaagggactacctatatgggcttattttatggaaATAATTGCAGTCTCAACCTTATTGGTTATGCCGATACTGGGTATTTATCttacccacacaaggctcgatctcaaacagactatgtgcttacatgtggaggcattgccatatcttggcgatcgactaagcaatcaatcgtggctacttcatctaatcatgcagagataatagctattcatgaaccAAGTCAAGAATGTGTGTgattgaggtctataatacatcttattcgtgAAAAATGtgatttgaagtgtgacaaattACCCACGATTTTATATGAAGATAATGCGACATGTATAgcccaattgaaaggaggattcataaaaggagataggacaaagcacatttcaccaaagttaattttcacacatgatcttcaaaagaatggtgatatcaatgtgaaACAAATTCGTTCatgtgataatatggctgatttgttcaccaaatctctaccaacttcaaccttcaagaaactagtgtacaagattgggatgcgaaggcccaaagatgtgaattgatgctctcattagggggagttaatacacgttgtactcttttttccttacaaaatTTTGTCTCACTGGGTTTTCCTtgaaaggtttttaatgaggcaaccaaaaggcgtattattACACatatgtactctttttccttcactagaattttttccactgaatttttcctagtaagatttTAACGAAACACATTATCTACTAAtggacattcaagggggagtatTATAAATAATATTAAGAGTGAATGTCCATGTATTATGAAATTACTTGGGAGCAAATTGCCGCGCCCCTTTTTCTTGCAAAATCGGGTTTCgatatgtgacaactcttttaaggaggtattaaaataggagagtcgccacctaatgatttttaaggtgtgttagggcacctattttcaAATGACTCCGGTTTAACTGgccaacgccaccaaagatcgggtaagtgctcaagttacctcaaagagaagatgttaggcactcctcgaggtccacaactgtgggtcccggttgaacttaaattatatggattagtctatgtgatcaagtAAGCAAAAAGAGTACAAAATCTATGAATTTTATCACAAAGAGATCTTGAATAGGGAGGTACAACTATTTTTTCattctaatagaaaagaaagggggggggggagggggtcctaagttttttagcctaaaggatcaccctgttcaacataaataatatttcgtaactcccttgagatagggtgttactcatattatccagcgggcacagactatcatctcctgctacccgattactatgttaaagttgtttacctaagagcgctctaattcaattctaagtcgtaccctacggtgcactacccgtcccatacctatggtccaggaggttttggacctctatttggatggttctagaccttatctaggctgctcaaaaatgcaaaactaggcgacaaacaaaacaaataaaaacttcaCATAAAAGCAATTGAGGGCTCACATTGACCTCCACACTTAAGCAGCGAATGCACGCAAACACAGATGTCAATTAGGAAGCTGCAGAATCCAGAAtcttaaacctatagacatgctttctaaacgATTTTTGAGTCAAAGTATGCGGGCAATTTTAGATGCAGGACATCGCTTATAGACATAATTATTCAGGTATTACAAGCTGATTATTGAAGGTTTTAAGTTACCAATCCTATATGTGTTATACCTAGGTGATCTACGCAGTTGAGTATAACAAAATATGTTGGGAAAAGTCCCAGAATTATCCAGGTTTTCCTAACAGTGACGCTCAGGAAACAATGTTTAAGTAGTCTAGTATTAACCAATTAACGagcaattatttcctataggcaggatctctaacacGCAACactttaaagcttattttatcGTCATATCTTAATcatataggcataatttctaggtGAGCAGTGCCAAGTAGAATAATTGcgatcctatatgcatgatttctagtaGGCGATGAGGATTGACAGAAACATCGATGAGAAactaattcctataggcaggttctcTAATAACACAACAATAAATATAATTGCAGCATTTGGGGTTTGCGCGCAGACaatatgtgtgtgtgtgcttCTTCTAATGTTGTGATTTCTACAGTGTACATGTAATCGAACAACATCTATAGCAAATAAATTACCAAGtcatataggcatgttatctacctaTTTTGCATGTAAATATTAAATTCTGCCCATTTTCCCTTTTTACTAACACCCAAATTGTTTATACAAAAGTTATTACATGCCCAATAATCAGTAAAAATACAAATGTTACACAACAGTGACAATAGGCCCATAGTAGGCTCAACATGAAATACCCAGCATTGTCTGGGCCTTCAACAACTCTCACACAGTGTACCCAGACCTCTAATATGGGCCATATCCAACACACAACCCCAGAATCCATAAAGGAGCCCAAAGTCAATTTATTCAACCATAGCACCAAGTGTTGCACCATTTAAATCAGCCAATTCAGGCACACAACAAATAACAGGATGGAATAGGATGAATAGGAGTCGTTTGAGATTTAGGGAATGACTaaggaccaagccctagtgtgtcagagttcacgagagtctcaattggaccccgagcagtgctcacactagggtgaTCAATAATAGAACCTAGGTAGCTTTGCCTTTCAATCGGCTAAGAATGAGAATTCAAGAGAGAGCATAGAAGACAAGTGAAGGATAGTAAACAAAGGTTGATAGACAAAGTTTAAGGGATACAAACATAGTCAAGTTGAGCACATAGAGAAAATTATCAAGCATGCCTTACGGGGATTTAGAACAGACTTAACAAAGATTCAGAAGAACAAGTTCAACACCTAGTGCATAAGTGGTCATACATTGGCAGAACAGGTTTGCAGGATTGGTGACAGTAACATACACAAATTCATAATAAAGGAAAAGgtccaaattatgctaagtatagGTCCTGATGTTATGAAACAGTCATGCTAATTTGGCAATAGGATAACATTTAGACATGTGAAAAGCATATTACAACTACTGGTTAATCGGGGGGGCGGTTAAACATGCTAAAGGGCATACTAACAGGATCAAACATTCTATATAGGTAGGATATCATCACATCAATTCAGAATAGGATAGGAACCAGATTTGTGCCATATAGTGAGTGTACATACTCAGGTTTTGAACACAATCGACTTGTTAACGAAAGAGAGCACAAATTATGTAGGCAAATCATATTCAAATAACAAGATTGATGGCCTAAGGCAAAATTAAACACCAAGAGATGCTAACAAGTGTAAAGGTCCCAAACAGTAGTAATTCTTAACACATGGACTAGTCAGATTTGGAAAATATCTACTTAATAGAACCAGGTTTAGGCATGCTTGAAGCTAAAAGTTAAAGCGACCTAAAAAATTGAAGAAAGCAAACAGAATTGCACACAAAATAGCCCCAGAAAAACATACCAAAACTGATGAACTTCAGGAGTGAAAACATATGCAAATCATAGATACATAGGAATGAAATTACAAAGTCTAGTAACTCATCAGTTAAGCAAAGAACAGTAAAGAATGAACTTCTACAGAAAACCCAGAATCCTAATGCATCAAAGTTCTTCGATGAACTCAGGGCAATGCCCGTACTAAGAACAGGTTAAGTAACAAGGTGTTAATGGCCTTAAATTTTAGCCGGCCAATACAGAATACAAAGCAAGAGAGTAGCAAAACCCCAATTTTTAGTGAAGAAAATCGATTTCCAAAGTCTGTCTTAAAGGGGACttgggaggggtttatatagtgacagaaattggaagaacaaatatgaaaaataatcaattaaacaaTAATAGGGGAAAAAATCAGTCAAATTTAAGCAGGAATAAGGAAAGTCATATGCATAGCCTATTCCGAGTAGaaataggtaaaaaaaaataaataggacAAACCCTAGTTTGCAAATGGTCAAAAAATTAGCCAAGAATCTCGGTGAATCGAACCCACATGATCCTGTTGAGAGTGTATACAGACGTATTTTCGTCTGAATCTTGTAGGTTGAGGATGATTACACTTTATTCGGAGAGGTAGTACTTGCCAAAATCgggcaagtactaagtaacaccACGAACGGGTGAATAGTAACGAGATAATACAAATAAGGTAAGCGGATCGTGGAAAGAATCCATGTTTGAGATGGATTCGGAGAGTTTTAGGAATGCAGCGATTAGGATTCTTCATAGAAGGGGGAGGGTTTTAGGGCGGCGGGTTAGAGGGAaatgggattagggtttggggttgggtaattTAAAAGGGTAGGTTgattgtgggccgttgatcttagagatcaacggccatgatttaAAGAGGGATTGGGACGGGTTAATTTAATGGATATGGGTGGTGGGTTGCTAGTGTTGGGATAGGGGTTATTGGGTTAGTGTATTGGGCcttttggtccgaaaattagtTAGTAAAAATTGGGCCAGCTCTTTTAAAtagaaattaaaaggaaaataatttaataaaatagctaaataaatatataaaaatgctaattatgcaaattaatactttaaacaataatagaatactataaaaaatataaaatattatttttaccctAAATGAAATTTCAATTATAATAAGAAtgcaaaatataggctattattgtaacTTTATGCGAATAGCCTAAAAATACAattgtaattatataaaaatgaagtgaaaatatttcaaaaaatgtattagggataaaaataataatttgaagtgattaagtcatcacaaataatttaaaaggGTAATTACTGATTATTTTATGTAGATTAATGggagaaaattaatttaaaagctctaaaattatgaaaaattataagaAGTGCTTGTGTAAatcttataaattaaataataatgcaaaaaatgatattttgaaagtatatatattgtttgaaaaatatatgagggcaaaattgagtatcaacaactgcccctctttacccgggaatgatgaaagagttatcgggtaaagaaaatgatgatcgATTTTGGCCGAATGAGGTGATTTGAAAACATGGAggccgaaccctggttcctgatttacctacatatccctgatgttacgggaatcaggtcgTATATAGTTCTAGATCCAACAGTGAACtgaaccgatggagttgttataggaatggtcgtATGCTTCGGAAAAGGTTCTTTTGGGGTAGGGCAGTATTGGATGAATTTATGTGGAGTCATCGATGTGAATTTGAAACGTTACGGATGGATCACTGAGTAAATATCTGAACGGTCATAGAGTAAAAAGCGGGTAATTGATTGTGGTTGGTTACGTTTGAAATTATTGCAGGATGTGAACATtgaacggaaaccggagcgaagattgctcccattaggagaacggttacttcctggattacctgcaaaacttaaaacacgatgcatgcaggtatatatggattattgcaagaatttaaacgtgatgcagattcccttcggaccatgagggttgtctttggacggtgaggatggtgtccttagaccatgacgtcctgggccatgaatcatgtgataagggattcataggccatgaaatgatgtcctcaGTCCGtgagatggtgcctccgaaccatgacgcctttgaataatgatgtgcattTTTTAGAGATCAtcgggccatggaatggtgtcttccggctatgaggatgatgccttcagaccatgacgcctttggacaaaatggcaatatttcagcccatgaaatgcaaaataTGATGTTTGGCCGTATGCGAAgatgagacaagacaaggcttagtcttgggtaagatgagggcaatgcttagccctgTGTGAGTAGAGGATAATGCTAGGTCTTAGATGGCGTAATGGAGATAGCATTTAATCACGAgaaaaaggcagtgcttagccttgtggAATTAGGGAGGTAATGCTTTGCCTCATACAGGAAGAGGatacaattcttagtctcatgcacgTAAGGGAAGCGGTGCTTAGCTTCATGCAGTAAaggcagtacttagccttatgcaattaaggaggcatggcttagcctcatgcaaatagggaggcagggcttagcctcatgcaaataggagacaatgcttagtctcatgcaaagaaaggcagtgcttagccttatgcagttaatgaggcagtgcttagcctcatgcaaacaggagacaatgcttagtctcacgcaaaaaaaggcagtgcttagccttatgcagttaaggaggcaatgcttagcctcatgcaaataggagacaatgcttagtctcatgcggaaaaggcaatgcttagccttatgcaattagggaggcaatgcttagcctcatacaaataagagacaatgcttagtctcatgcaaagaaaggaagtgcttagccttatcTAGTTAAGGAGccagtgcttagcctcatacaagaaaACGATGAGTGATAGTGAGAAagtagagtatttcttagctggagatgatTGTGATAGATAATTTGCTGTCTTGAAAATAGTGACCCGATGTGTCTGCAGATATTGTTGTTTGTTCTTGCTTTGCTTTTGCTCCTGTCTTGAGATCATGTTTGAGTTATCCTGGGCAGCATCTGGCTGTTATAGAAATaaactttttttgaaaaatatgcgTGCATTTGATGAGtgtagttatttaaaatatgGTAGTATGCAATAGTAAGTAATCTAGATGAGCCAATGACTGCGACAttttttagagacattgcgacctccttgctttagaatcttaagggtcctcctcaaaattctgccccagtttaaaaaCAATCCTTTGACTATTCTGCGTATGACGAAGTTGGCTAGActagctttagaattttgagagtcctcctcaaaattcttccccagtttctgaccatggcaaaaatgaagattttattaagatgtgaccgaacccacagggatgcctacgtatcccctcttaaacgggaattaggtcaagcgtagttcagttacatcagataaagaaatgtaaatagtctaaacatagtatctcttggcTGCGTCTAAGTTGATAGGTTTTAGccaaatttctccatccatttctgcaagtatgagtgctcttCCTGTCAGTACTCTGTGAGCCATGTAGAGCCCTTGCCAATTAGGTAAAAaatttcctttggcttcatcttgatgcgggaagatccgctttagcaccaactgccccgatgtgaattgtctaggcctgacccttttgttaaaagctctggacattctgttatgGTAGAATTGActgtgacatactgcattcattcttttcccattaacgagagccaattgttcatagcgacttcgtatccattctgcatcactgagttcagcctcttgtatgattctcaaagaaggaatttctacttcggtGGGAATAACGGCTTCAGTACCATAGACCAGCAAAtaaggggttgccccggttgatgtgcgaaccgtggtacGATATCCAAGTAGGGCAAATGGTAGATTATCATTCCATTGTTTGTGATaatctaccatcttccttaatatcttcttgatgttcttattggcggcttccacaactccattcatttgcggcatgtatgttgtggaattcttatgcttgatcttgtaGGTTTCACATATGGatctcatcaaatcactgttaatATTGGTGGTGTtttcggtgatgattgattccggcaCACCGAACCGACAAATAATACGATCCCTAACAAAATCTATGATGACCTTCTTAGTTATAACCTTGTAAGAtgcgacttcaacccattttgtaaaatagtctatggccactagaatgaacctatgcccatttgaagcagcgCGAGTTCGATTGGACCGATGGCATCCATGCCACAAGCGGAGAAAGGCtagggtgcacttgttgcattgagttcattgggtggcactcgtatcatatcagcatgtatctggcactggtgacacttttggacatacctgatgcagtctgtttccatagtcatccagaaatatcttgctcttagtattttcttggctaagacaaagccattcatgtgcggtccacaggtTCCGtcatgtatttcctcgagcaatttgGATACTTCCTTGGCGTCGACACACCGTAATAATCCCAGATATGGAGTCCTTATgtacagaattcctccgctttggaagaaatggttggataatcttcggagtgtgcatttctgagtatgatttgcatgctccgggtactctccttttgccaaatattctttgatgtcgtggaaccatggatttccatccatttcttcttcaacatgagcacaataagccggttgtttatgaattcctattgggataggatcaatgaagttcttgtttgggtgttgtatcatggaagacaaagtggccaatacatctgcgaactcattttgaatCCTCGGAACAT is drawn from Nicotiana tabacum cultivar K326 chromosome 22, ASM71507v2, whole genome shotgun sequence and contains these coding sequences:
- the LOC142175934 gene encoding uncharacterized protein LOC142175934, which translates into the protein MAEELEKLTGRVQNIEGGKGIEGLNYGDLCIQPDVELPKGYKLHKFEMFDGTGDPKVHLRTYCDKLIGVGKDERIRMKLFMRSLTGDALSCAGDNVLAAVLKRMEEMENENKSLKEQMKEHQERVDKIPGAPKLLPKRDAGRFVEQPYREEAAPHAIPKIFKMPPYLRIYDGMTDPEDHVTHYITAVKDNDLNKEQVSSILLKTIEVVYALEKLGTKVKWPPKMRSDPSTRKFDALCEFHQEHGHKIEDCQTLRLEVANLLQQGHLKELLSEKGRNTLGRGRECPGPPKLPSPACTINMIIGGSEDASINGIKFIATHKLKRSITHERYDRLEKSIILNESDTDSLTFPHNDALVITLRILDTDVRRIMVDDGSGACIIHPRVLADAT